A stretch of the Serratia marcescens genome encodes the following:
- the creC gene encoding two-component system sensor histidine kinase CreC has product MKIGLRLLLGYFLIVAVAGYFVLSIFVQEVKPGVRRATEGTLVDTANLLAQIARQDMQRGDAAHGQLAQAFTQLNQRPIGANISGIRKDRSEYHVYLTDARGKVIFDSAGRAQGQDYSRWNDVYRTLRGQYGARSTLSDPQDENSSVMYVAAPVIEQGRIIGVLTVGKPNSTMAPVIKRSERRILWAGALLLGIALLIGAVFVWWITRSIGRLVRYADGVAQGETAPLPKVGGRELTQLAQALESMRLKLEGKAYIEQYAHALTHELKSPLAAIRGAAELLQELPPPETARRFLTNIEQQSARIQQLVDKLLVQARLESRPEMETAPLAIAALIDQTVAGKEGQATQRGVRLQLEALAEVTLNGDALLISQALTNLLDNAIDFTPPGGCVSVRGERREQHYCISVCDDGSGIPDYALDKVFERFYSLPRAERPKSSGLGLNFVQEVARLHHGGIHLRNRRPHGVEATFMLSL; this is encoded by the coding sequence ATGAAAATTGGCCTGCGCCTGCTGCTGGGATATTTCCTGATTGTGGCGGTGGCCGGGTACTTCGTGCTGAGCATTTTCGTCCAGGAAGTGAAGCCCGGCGTGCGGCGCGCCACCGAAGGCACGCTGGTGGATACCGCCAACCTGCTGGCGCAGATCGCCCGTCAGGACATGCAGCGCGGCGATGCGGCGCATGGCCAACTGGCGCAGGCATTTACGCAGCTGAACCAGCGGCCGATCGGCGCCAATATCTCCGGCATCCGCAAGGATCGCAGCGAATACCACGTCTATCTTACCGATGCTCGGGGCAAGGTCATCTTCGATTCTGCCGGCCGCGCGCAGGGGCAGGATTATTCGCGCTGGAATGACGTTTATCGAACGCTGCGCGGCCAGTACGGCGCCCGCAGCACCCTTAGCGACCCGCAGGATGAAAACAGTTCGGTGATGTATGTGGCCGCGCCGGTGATAGAACAAGGGCGCATTATCGGCGTGCTCACCGTGGGTAAACCCAACAGCACCATGGCGCCGGTGATCAAACGCAGCGAACGGCGTATTCTGTGGGCCGGCGCATTGCTGCTGGGGATCGCGCTGCTGATCGGGGCGGTATTCGTCTGGTGGATCACCCGTTCGATAGGCCGGTTGGTGCGTTATGCCGACGGGGTGGCGCAAGGGGAAACCGCGCCGCTGCCCAAAGTGGGCGGCCGGGAATTGACGCAGCTGGCGCAGGCGTTGGAGAGCATGCGTCTGAAGCTGGAAGGCAAAGCTTATATCGAACAGTATGCACATGCCCTGACGCATGAGCTGAAAAGCCCGCTGGCGGCGATCAGGGGCGCGGCGGAGCTGTTGCAGGAGCTGCCACCGCCGGAGACCGCCCGGCGTTTTCTCACCAATATCGAGCAGCAAAGCGCACGCATCCAGCAACTGGTGGACAAACTGTTGGTGCAGGCGCGGCTGGAGAGTCGGCCTGAAATGGAGACCGCGCCCCTCGCGATCGCGGCGTTGATCGACCAGACGGTGGCGGGCAAAGAGGGGCAGGCGACGCAGCGCGGCGTCAGGTTGCAGCTGGAGGCGTTGGCGGAGGTGACGCTGAACGGCGATGCGTTGCTGATCAGCCAGGCGCTGACCAACCTGCTGGACAACGCGATCGACTTTACCCCGCCGGGCGGTTGCGTCAGCGTGCGAGGCGAACGGCGGGAACAGCATTACTGCATCAGCGTCTGCGATGACGGCAGCGGCATTCCGGACTATGCGCTCGATAAGGTGTTCGAGCGCTTTTATTCGCTGCCGCGCGCCGAACGGCCGAAAAGCAGCGGGCTGGGCCTGAACTTCGTGCAGGAGGTCGCGCGTCTGCATCATGGCGGCATTCACCTGCGCAACCGCCGGCCGCACGGGGTGGAAGCGACTTTCATGTTATCGCTGTGA
- the creB gene encoding two-component system response regulator CreB, which translates to MKPVLWLVEDEPSIADTLVYTLESEGFEVRWFERAEPALQALAQGAPALAILDVGLPDINGFELCRRLLAQAADLPILFLTARSDEVDRLIGLEIGADDYVAKPFSPREVSARVRTILRRLHKQQRLQQSALYRFGAFTLDEDAATISYHQRPLPLTRYEYLLLKTLLLAPGRVFSRQQLMESVWAQAEESLDRTVDTHIKTLRAKLRAVEPGEPPIHTHRGLGYSVSRQP; encoded by the coding sequence ATGAAACCCGTACTCTGGTTGGTGGAGGATGAACCCAGCATTGCCGATACGCTGGTTTACACGCTGGAGAGCGAAGGCTTCGAGGTGCGCTGGTTCGAGCGCGCGGAACCGGCGTTGCAGGCGCTGGCGCAAGGCGCGCCCGCGCTCGCTATCCTCGATGTCGGTTTGCCGGATATCAACGGCTTTGAATTGTGTCGCCGCCTGCTGGCTCAGGCGGCCGACCTGCCGATTCTGTTTCTCACCGCCCGCAGTGATGAAGTGGATCGCCTGATCGGGCTGGAAATCGGCGCCGACGACTATGTCGCCAAGCCGTTCTCCCCTCGCGAGGTCAGCGCGCGGGTGCGCACCATTTTGCGCCGCCTGCATAAGCAGCAGCGCTTGCAACAGAGCGCGCTCTACCGTTTCGGCGCTTTCACGCTCGACGAAGACGCGGCCACCATCTCCTACCATCAGCGGCCGTTGCCGCTGACCCGTTACGAATACCTGCTGCTGAAGACGCTGCTGTTGGCGCCCGGACGGGTGTTCTCGCGGCAGCAACTGATGGAAAGCGTTTGGGCGCAGGCGGAAGAAAGCCTGGATCGCACCGTCGATACCCATATCAAAACGCTGCGCGCCAAGCTGCGAGCGGTGGAGCCCGGTGAACCGCCAATCCATACCCACCGCGGATTGGGCTATAGCGTGAGCCGCCAGCCATGA
- a CDS encoding protein YgfX yields the protein MAQWRCDIRISWRTQLFSLLTHGVLILLILISPWPEGFGPLWLVLLTLVVFQCIRSQKRIAAVQGELRLLADRRFNWHGREWRLAKKPWMPGYGMLLTLLPTEGKKRRRLWLASDCMSKEEWRHLRQLLLYPPAGDGEEP from the coding sequence GTGGCCCAGTGGCGATGTGATATCCGCATTTCCTGGCGCACCCAGCTGTTTTCCCTGTTGACCCACGGCGTTCTGATCTTGCTGATCCTGATTTCGCCCTGGCCGGAAGGCTTTGGCCCGCTCTGGCTGGTGCTGCTGACGCTGGTGGTGTTTCAGTGCATTCGCAGCCAGAAGCGCATCGCCGCGGTGCAGGGCGAGCTGCGGCTGCTGGCGGACCGGCGTTTCAACTGGCACGGCCGCGAGTGGCGGCTGGCGAAAAAACCGTGGATGCCGGGTTATGGCATGCTGCTGACGCTGCTGCCGACGGAGGGCAAAAAACGCCGTCGGCTGTGGCTGGCTTCCGACTGCATGAGCAAAGAGGAGTGGCGCCACCTGCGGCAGCTGTTGCTGTATCCGCCGGCGGGTGACGGCGAAGAGCCCTGA
- the sdhE gene encoding FAD assembly factor SdhE, with amino-acid sequence MDINNKARIHWACRRGMRELDISIMPFFEYEYDSLNDADKALFIRLLECDDPDLFNWLMNHGAPQDSELQRMVTLIQTRNKDRGPVAM; translated from the coding sequence ATGGATATTAACAATAAAGCACGTATTCACTGGGCTTGCCGCCGTGGCATGCGCGAGCTGGACATCTCCATCATGCCGTTCTTCGAATACGAATACGACAGCCTGAATGACGCGGACAAGGCGTTGTTCATCCGTCTGCTGGAGTGCGACGATCCCGATTTGTTCAACTGGCTGATGAATCATGGCGCGCCGCAGGACAGCGAGCTGCAGAGAATGGTGACCCTGATCCAAACGCGAAATAAAGACCGTGGCCCAGTGGCGATGTGA
- the ygfZ gene encoding tRNA-modifying protein YgfZ: MAHNIPFPPRQPSASTHLPLTLISLEDWALVTLNGPDTVKYLQGQVTADIDALAADQHVLCAHCDAKGKMWSNLRLFHRGEGFAYLERRSVLDSQLAEIKKYAVFSKVTIAADNDAVLLGVAGFQARAALAGLFATLPDAEHPVVQDGETTILHFNAPAERFLLVTRPAVAEPLIAKLHDQAELNDSGQWLALDIEAGYPVIDAANSAQLIPQATNLQALEGISFSKGCYTGQEMVARAKFRGANKRALYWLEGKAARAPQAAEDLELQLGENWRRTGTVLASSQLADGTLWVQVVMNNDLDADSKLRVRDDAASQLAIKPLPYSLAEEK, translated from the coding sequence ATGGCGCATAACATTCCATTCCCACCCCGTCAGCCCTCCGCTTCCACCCATCTGCCCCTGACGCTGATCTCGCTGGAAGATTGGGCGCTGGTGACGCTGAACGGGCCGGACACGGTGAAATATCTCCAGGGCCAGGTGACGGCGGACATCGACGCGCTGGCGGCCGATCAACACGTGCTGTGCGCCCATTGCGACGCCAAGGGCAAAATGTGGAGCAACCTGCGTCTGTTCCACCGTGGCGAAGGCTTCGCCTATCTGGAACGCCGCAGCGTGCTGGACAGCCAACTGGCAGAAATCAAAAAATACGCGGTGTTCTCCAAAGTCACCATCGCCGCCGATAACGATGCGGTGTTGCTGGGCGTCGCCGGTTTCCAGGCGCGTGCCGCGCTGGCGGGCCTGTTCGCCACGCTGCCGGACGCCGAACACCCGGTGGTGCAGGACGGCGAGACCACGATTCTGCACTTCAACGCGCCGGCGGAACGTTTTCTGCTGGTGACCCGCCCCGCCGTGGCCGAACCGCTGATCGCCAAGCTGCATGACCAGGCGGAACTGAATGACAGCGGCCAATGGCTGGCGTTGGACATCGAAGCCGGCTATCCGGTTATCGACGCCGCCAACAGCGCACAGCTGATCCCGCAGGCCACCAACCTGCAGGCGCTGGAAGGCATCAGCTTCAGCAAGGGCTGCTATACCGGTCAGGAGATGGTGGCGCGCGCCAAATTCCGCGGCGCCAACAAACGTGCGCTCTACTGGCTGGAAGGTAAGGCGGCCCGCGCCCCGCAGGCGGCGGAAGATCTGGAGCTGCAGCTGGGTGAAAACTGGCGCCGTACCGGCACCGTATTGGCGTCGAGCCAACTGGCCGACGGCACGCTGTGGGTGCAGGTCGTGATGAACAACGATTTGGACGCCGATAGCAAGCTGCGGGTGCGCGACGATGCCGCCAGCCAGTTGGCGATCAAACCGTTGCCCTACTCGCTGGCCGAAGAGAAATAA
- a CDS encoding DUF2165 family protein — MIVRLSKALLVCAIALFASLVAFGNITDYGSNFAFVRHVFMMDTIFPDATIGYRSIQTPWLHHAGYIFIIVLESLTALLCWIGGLRLLCGLKLPAKAFNGRKKLAVVGLTLGFLTWQVGFMSIGGEWFGMWMSKQWNGVPDAFRFFVTIILVLIYLVQRDGELDE; from the coding sequence ATGATCGTTCGCTTATCCAAAGCGCTGCTGGTCTGCGCTATCGCTTTGTTCGCTTCGCTGGTGGCCTTCGGCAATATCACCGATTACGGCTCCAACTTCGCCTTCGTGCGCCACGTCTTTATGATGGACACCATTTTCCCCGACGCCACCATCGGCTACCGTTCGATACAAACACCGTGGCTGCATCACGCCGGCTATATCTTCATCATCGTGCTGGAGAGCCTGACCGCGCTGCTGTGCTGGATCGGCGGCCTGCGCCTGCTGTGCGGCCTGAAACTGCCCGCTAAAGCTTTCAACGGCCGGAAAAAGCTGGCGGTTGTGGGGCTGACGCTGGGCTTCCTCACCTGGCAAGTGGGCTTTATGTCGATTGGGGGCGAGTGGTTTGGCATGTGGATGTCGAAACAATGGAACGGCGTGCCCGATGCGTTTCGCTTCTTCGTCACCATCATTCTGGTGCTGATTTATCTGGTGCAGCGCGACGGGGAGTTGGACGAGTAA
- the trhA gene encoding PAQR family membrane homeostasis protein TrhA, with protein MGKTDVVKAGSNKIVAAAYPWAEEIANSISHGIGLVFGIVGLVLLLVQAVNTGADATAITSYSLYGGSMILLFLASTLYHAIPHQKAKHWLKKFDHCAIYLLIAGTYTPFLLVGLDSPLAKGLMAVIWGLALLGVLFKLAFAHRFEALSLVTYLTMGWLSLIVIYQLVTRLEAGGVTLLAIGGVVYTLGVIFYASKRIRFGHAIWHAFVLGGSACHFMAIYLYV; from the coding sequence ATGGGGAAAACGGACGTAGTGAAAGCCGGGAGCAATAAGATTGTCGCTGCGGCTTATCCGTGGGCGGAAGAGATCGCCAACAGTATCAGCCACGGCATCGGGCTGGTGTTCGGTATCGTTGGCCTGGTGTTGCTGTTGGTGCAGGCGGTGAATACCGGCGCCGATGCGACGGCCATCACCAGTTACAGCCTGTACGGCGGCAGCATGATCCTGCTGTTTCTCGCTTCCACGCTGTACCATGCGATTCCGCATCAGAAGGCCAAGCATTGGCTGAAAAAATTTGACCACTGCGCCATTTATCTCCTGATTGCCGGGACTTACACCCCGTTTTTGCTGGTGGGGCTGGATTCGCCGCTGGCGAAGGGCCTGATGGCGGTAATCTGGGGGTTGGCGCTGCTCGGCGTGCTGTTCAAACTGGCCTTCGCCCACCGTTTTGAAGCCCTGTCGCTGGTGACCTACCTGACGATGGGCTGGCTGTCGCTGATTGTGATTTATCAGCTGGTTACGCGGCTGGAGGCCGGCGGCGTCACGCTGCTGGCGATAGGCGGGGTGGTCTATACCCTCGGCGTGATTTTCTACGCCTCCAAGCGCATTCGCTTTGGCCACGCTATCTGGCACGCCTTCGTGCTCGGCGGCAGCGCCTGCCATTTCATGGCGATCTATCTCTACGTCTAA
- a CDS encoding HD domain-containing protein, with protein sequence MSSAVPALDFGSMTQVIQFLMEIDKLKGVQRRTKVLGTQRQENSAEHSWHFAIAAMSLAPYAGDDVDIQRVIQMALLHDIVEIDAGDVLVYDLAARAAIHDQEVAAARRLFGMLPEAQREYFTALWQEYEDGESADARFALLLDRTMPMLMNLHNEGQSWVENGISLEQVLARNASIADVHPELWHHMEQHLRDAQRKGWLK encoded by the coding sequence ATGTCATCCGCTGTACCCGCGTTAGATTTCGGCTCAATGACCCAGGTCATCCAATTCCTGATGGAAATCGATAAGTTGAAAGGCGTGCAACGCCGCACCAAAGTGCTGGGTACCCAGCGCCAGGAAAACTCCGCCGAACACAGTTGGCACTTCGCCATCGCCGCCATGAGCCTGGCGCCCTACGCCGGTGATGACGTAGACATTCAGCGCGTGATCCAGATGGCGCTGCTGCATGACATCGTGGAAATCGACGCCGGCGATGTGCTGGTCTACGATCTGGCGGCCCGCGCGGCGATCCACGATCAGGAAGTGGCGGCGGCGCGCCGTCTGTTCGGCATGTTGCCGGAGGCTCAGCGCGAGTATTTCACCGCTTTATGGCAGGAATATGAAGATGGCGAAAGCGCCGATGCACGCTTCGCCTTGCTGCTGGATCGCACCATGCCGATGCTGATGAACCTGCACAATGAAGGCCAGAGCTGGGTAGAGAACGGCATCAGCCTGGAGCAGGTGCTGGCGCGCAATGCATCAATCGCCGACGTGCACCCCGAGCTGTGGCACCACATGGAGCAACACCTGCGGGATGCGCAACGCAAAGGCTGGTTGAAGTAA
- the rbsK gene encoding ribokinase, whose translation MKGKVCVFGSFNLDIVAGMARFPLPGESLIARNSMMGAGGKGANQATAALRAGARVHYIGKVGRDDFGTFARRHLAAAGFDAVTLFSTGDCPTGNALIYVAGEEAENMIAVDPGANLTVSEDEVRQCRPAIAAADILLTQLENNLPAIEQVIAIAREAQTFIILNPAPFQPVPDSLLAQVDMLTPNATECTLLTGVPVRDVASARQAAQVLHAKGIRLLIVTLGTQGALFSDGENSELIPAFPAQPKDTTGAGDAFNGALAAQLANQVPLADAVRFAAAYAAVCVERAGAAGSMPSYEEALERQRAFA comes from the coding sequence ATGAAAGGCAAAGTCTGCGTGTTCGGTTCGTTCAACCTGGATATCGTCGCCGGCATGGCGCGCTTTCCGCTGCCCGGCGAATCGCTGATCGCCCGCAACAGCATGATGGGCGCGGGCGGTAAGGGGGCCAACCAGGCCACCGCTGCGCTGCGCGCTGGGGCAAGGGTGCATTATATCGGCAAGGTGGGGCGCGACGACTTCGGCACCTTCGCCCGGCGCCACCTCGCCGCCGCCGGTTTCGATGCGGTGACGCTGTTCTCGACCGGCGATTGCCCGACCGGCAATGCGCTTATCTACGTTGCCGGCGAGGAGGCGGAGAACATGATCGCCGTCGATCCCGGCGCCAACCTGACGGTCAGCGAAGACGAGGTGCGCCAGTGCCGGCCGGCAATCGCCGCGGCGGACATTCTGTTAACCCAGCTGGAGAACAATCTGCCGGCGATTGAGCAGGTGATCGCCATCGCCCGCGAGGCGCAGACGTTCATCATTCTCAACCCGGCGCCGTTTCAGCCGGTGCCGGACAGCCTGCTGGCACAGGTCGATATGCTGACGCCCAACGCCACCGAGTGTACGTTGCTGACCGGCGTGCCGGTGCGGGATGTGGCTTCGGCGCGCCAGGCGGCGCAGGTGCTGCACGCCAAGGGCATTCGCTTGCTGATCGTGACCTTGGGCACGCAGGGGGCGTTGTTCTCGGACGGGGAAAACAGCGAGCTGATCCCGGCGTTTCCAGCGCAGCCGAAAGACACCACCGGCGCGGGCGATGCGTTTAACGGCGCCCTGGCGGCGCAGTTGGCGAATCAGGTACCGTTAGCCGATGCGGTGCGCTTCGCCGCCGCCTACGCGGCGGTCTGCGTGGAGCGCGCCGGGGCGGCCGGGTCGATGCCGAGCTATGAGGAGGCGTTGGAACGCCAACGGGCGTTCGCTTGA
- the alsK gene encoding allose kinase produces the protein MMRHFLGVDVGGTNTRLLLMDDDGEFSGYRKIATADWAQQADPLAALGRLIAGHCEDRQVAQVMLGLPGILSRDRSRVLSLPFIPALDAQPVAALLADVLALPVRMDKDVNHLLWWDLQQLPALPQVAVGLYLGTGMGNSLWLNGDFYHGAHGAAGELGHIPWPGHQGECPCGKRGCVESLTSGHWLTGWARVNAAQTPFERLFERHGDHPDLQRFVERLAQTIAIEMNVLDPQRLILGGGVIAMNGFPLAHLEQEIRRHLRRPQPAQGLAISISRLTDETGSKGACLAARRHLQLSREYPQ, from the coding sequence ATGATGCGGCATTTTCTTGGCGTAGACGTCGGCGGCACCAATACCCGCCTGCTGTTGATGGATGATGACGGTGAGTTTAGCGGATACCGCAAGATAGCGACCGCCGACTGGGCGCAGCAGGCCGATCCGCTGGCGGCGTTGGGCCGCCTGATCGCCGGGCATTGCGAGGATCGGCAGGTGGCGCAGGTGATGCTGGGGCTGCCGGGGATCCTCAGCCGCGACCGTTCACGGGTGCTGTCACTGCCGTTCATTCCGGCGCTGGACGCCCAGCCGGTGGCGGCGCTGTTGGCCGATGTGCTGGCGCTGCCGGTGCGGATGGATAAGGACGTCAATCACCTGCTGTGGTGGGACTTGCAGCAGCTGCCGGCGCTGCCGCAGGTGGCGGTGGGGCTGTATCTGGGCACCGGCATGGGCAACAGCCTGTGGCTGAACGGCGATTTTTACCACGGTGCGCACGGCGCCGCCGGCGAGCTGGGGCACATTCCCTGGCCGGGCCATCAGGGCGAGTGCCCGTGCGGCAAACGGGGCTGCGTCGAGAGCCTGACCTCTGGCCATTGGCTGACCGGCTGGGCGCGGGTTAACGCGGCGCAAACACCGTTCGAACGGCTGTTCGAACGCCACGGCGATCATCCGGATTTGCAGCGTTTCGTCGAACGGTTGGCGCAGACCATCGCCATCGAAATGAACGTGCTCGATCCCCAGCGGCTGATCTTGGGTGGCGGCGTGATCGCCATGAATGGTTTCCCGTTGGCACACCTTGAGCAGGAGATCCGCCGCCATTTGCGCAGGCCGCAGCCGGCACAGGGGCTGGCGATCTCCATCAGCCGCCTGACCGATGAAACCGGCAGCAAAGGCGCCTGCCTGGCCGCCCGGCGCCACCTCCAATTGAGCAGGGAGTACCCGCAATGA
- the alsE gene encoding D-allulose 6-phosphate 3-epimerase, giving the protein MKYQISPSLMCMNLMDIRQQLAVLNRRADMLHIDIMDGHYVKNITLSPFFIEQIRPHTSLLLDVHLMVENPTDFIDPIARAGADFICPHAETINRDAFRVINQIRALGKKVGVVLNPATPVEFIRHYLHLLDKVTVMTVDPGYAGQPFIPEMLEKIRQLRDLKRQQNLSYLIEIDGSCNQRTYRDLMGAGAEVLIVGSSGLFNLDPDLETAWEKMLDQMRQAA; this is encoded by the coding sequence ATGAAATACCAGATTTCACCTTCACTGATGTGCATGAACCTGATGGATATCCGGCAGCAGTTGGCGGTGCTGAACCGCCGCGCCGATATGCTGCATATCGACATCATGGACGGGCACTACGTGAAAAACATCACGCTGTCGCCGTTCTTTATCGAACAGATCCGCCCGCACACCTCGTTGCTGCTGGACGTGCATCTGATGGTGGAGAACCCGACCGATTTTATCGACCCGATCGCCCGCGCCGGCGCGGACTTTATCTGCCCGCATGCCGAAACCATCAACCGCGACGCGTTCCGGGTGATCAACCAGATCCGCGCGCTGGGCAAAAAAGTGGGGGTGGTGCTGAACCCGGCCACGCCGGTGGAGTTTATCCGCCACTACCTTCATCTGCTGGACAAGGTTACGGTGATGACCGTCGATCCGGGCTATGCCGGGCAGCCGTTTATCCCCGAAATGCTGGAGAAGATCCGCCAATTGCGCGATCTGAAACGCCAGCAAAACCTGAGCTATCTGATCGAGATCGACGGATCCTGCAATCAGCGCACCTACCGCGATCTGATGGGCGCCGGTGCGGAAGTCTTGATCGTCGGCAGCTCCGGGCTGTTCAACCTCGATCCGGATCTGGAGACGGCATGGGAAAAAATGCTGGATCAGATGCGGCAGGCGGCCTGA
- a CDS encoding ABC transporter permease, with the protein MGNYLKFRPDGTAVGLLALLLAVVLAFSLLMPGRFFSGATFTSVAFQLPELGLLTLAMFIPILSGGLNLCIIASANLTSLLMAWLFISYLPPDAGLGLQALWLALALAAAMLLAVMIGAATGALVAYIGAHPILVTLATMTTVNGIGIYLTRGAALSGMPEIVRFIGAERVLGVPVPLWIFLAVAVLLALFLQKTRLGKCIYMSGSNINATHFSGVNTHRVLIAIYTLSSLLCVIAGLVMMARFNSARMGYGDSYLLLTVLAIILGGTDPFGGFGRVSGVVLALVVLQVIATGLNLMNVSQHFSLAMWGAVLIAVLALKFFRHRYRQRRAMRRSAAQARAAAGH; encoded by the coding sequence ATGGGCAACTACCTGAAATTTCGTCCGGACGGCACCGCCGTCGGTCTGTTGGCGCTGCTGCTGGCGGTGGTGCTGGCCTTCAGCTTGCTGATGCCGGGGCGCTTCTTCAGCGGCGCCACCTTCACCAGCGTGGCGTTCCAGCTGCCGGAGCTGGGCCTGCTGACCCTGGCGATGTTCATCCCGATCCTCAGCGGCGGCCTGAACCTGTGCATTATCGCCAGCGCCAACCTGACCAGCCTGCTGATGGCCTGGCTGTTCATCAGCTATCTGCCGCCGGACGCCGGGCTGGGGCTGCAGGCGCTGTGGCTGGCGTTGGCGCTGGCGGCCGCGATGCTGCTGGCCGTGATGATCGGCGCGGCGACCGGCGCGCTGGTGGCCTACATCGGCGCGCATCCGATTCTGGTGACGCTGGCGACCATGACCACGGTTAACGGCATCGGCATCTACCTGACGCGCGGTGCGGCCCTGAGCGGCATGCCGGAGATCGTGCGGTTTATCGGCGCCGAGCGCGTGCTGGGCGTGCCGGTACCGCTGTGGATCTTCCTGGCGGTTGCCGTGCTGCTGGCGCTGTTCTTGCAGAAAACCCGGCTCGGCAAATGCATCTACATGAGCGGCAGCAACATCAACGCCACCCACTTCAGCGGCGTGAATACCCATCGGGTGCTGATCGCCATTTACACCCTCTCCAGCCTGCTGTGCGTGATCGCCGGGCTGGTGATGATGGCGCGCTTCAACTCGGCGCGCATGGGCTACGGCGACTCTTATCTGCTGCTGACGGTGCTGGCGATCATTTTGGGCGGCACCGATCCGTTCGGCGGTTTTGGCCGGGTCAGCGGCGTGGTCCTGGCGCTGGTGGTGCTGCAAGTGATCGCCACCGGTTTGAACCTGATGAACGTCAGCCAGCATTTCAGTCTGGCGATGTGGGGCGCGGTGCTGATCGCAGTGTTGGCGCTGAAGTTTTTCCGCCATCGCTATCGGCAGCGGCGGGCGATGCGCCGCAGTGCGGCCCAGGCCAGAGCCGCAGCGGGCCACTGA
- a CDS encoding ABC transporter permease yields MRRFSLKPRGNEGYLAWVLLLTVIVFSLLSDRFLTVQNLLDLSESYAVSGIFALGLFVVLVTGGIDISFAAVASVVQYLIATLATHYGLASPAGSILLALAIGAALGMVNALLIYCLRIVSIIVTISMQAFLFGMLMWLTNGRSLYALPDWWTLPRSVLPFQLGEQSYQLGLPTLVMLAVALLTWLLLNKTHLGRQLFAVGGDAESARRIGIRVGLLHLFAYGYLGVMAAIGGLVQVYRMGEVVPNALVGGELDVLAAAVLGGASLNGGKGSVIGTLMGVFLIGVLKNGLNLIGVSSYFMNVVIGLVIVAAITVTHYKKRKETDVGFA; encoded by the coding sequence ATGCGTAGATTCAGCCTGAAACCGCGCGGCAACGAAGGCTACCTGGCCTGGGTACTGCTGCTGACGGTCATCGTTTTTTCGCTGCTCAGCGATCGGTTTTTAACGGTGCAAAATCTGCTCGATCTTAGCGAAAGCTATGCGGTGAGCGGCATTTTCGCCCTCGGCCTGTTCGTGGTGCTGGTGACCGGCGGCATCGATATCTCCTTCGCGGCGGTGGCCTCGGTGGTGCAGTACCTGATCGCCACGCTGGCGACCCACTACGGGCTGGCCAGCCCGGCGGGCAGCATTCTGCTGGCGTTGGCGATCGGCGCCGCGCTGGGCATGGTCAACGCGCTGTTGATCTACTGCCTGCGCATCGTCTCGATCATCGTCACCATCAGCATGCAGGCGTTCTTGTTCGGCATGCTGATGTGGCTGACCAACGGCCGCAGCCTGTACGCGCTGCCGGACTGGTGGACGCTGCCGCGCAGCGTGCTGCCGTTCCAGCTGGGTGAACAGAGCTATCAGCTCGGTTTGCCGACGCTGGTGATGCTGGCGGTGGCGCTGCTGACCTGGCTGCTGCTGAACAAGACGCACCTCGGACGCCAGCTGTTTGCCGTCGGCGGCGATGCGGAGTCGGCGCGGCGCATCGGCATCCGCGTCGGCCTGTTGCACCTGTTCGCCTATGGCTATCTGGGCGTGATGGCGGCGATCGGCGGCCTGGTGCAGGTGTACCGCATGGGGGAGGTGGTGCCCAATGCGCTGGTGGGCGGTGAGCTCGACGTACTGGCGGCGGCGGTGCTGGGCGGCGCCAGCCTGAACGGCGGCAAGGGCAGCGTGATCGGCACGCTGATGGGCGTATTCCTGATCGGCGTGCTGAAAAACGGTCTCAACCTGATCGGCGTGTCCAGCTACTTCATGAACGTGGTGATCGGCCTGGTGATCGTCGCGGCGATCACCGTCACCCACTACAAGAAACGCAAAGAAACCGACGTCGGTTTCGCCTGA